Within the Glycine max cultivar Williams 82 chromosome 12, Glycine_max_v4.0, whole genome shotgun sequence genome, the region attttaattgaaaagtaaAGATCCTGTCATATATACAAAGCATCTCAAGTTTAAATCCTATAGTtatattttatctaataaatacaACTATACAGCAAGAAATGTATGgtcatcatttaaattttgacatGAGATCATCCTTATTTAAGCTTGATTGACTAGGAAGTCCTCGAGCCTATTTATGACCCAACGCTCATTGACTCCTACCGTTTTTCgttcttttttcttatataattcttatttgcttggtaaaGAATTTCTCACACTTTACCATATTGATCTTTTTCTCACACTTTACCATATTGAATGAGTACATCAACTAACATTAAATTGTTTTAGTTAAATAAGtagttttgaatttaaattttaagtatatacaattaatataaaataattctaaCGTAACCAATAACCTTAAGTTTAAATTctaaatatgtaattatattaactattaaaaaaaatgttcggTGGTAAAGTATGCCTATGAtataggaaaaaagaaagaagaaaaaaactcccCACACCTTTGCTTCTTGTATCTGTgcagggagagagagagatctGGGAGTTAATAAGGTTGGATCTTTACCGAGAACAAAATATGAATATGTCATGTTAACTTGACCAGTGACAGAAATATGGCATAAAGGTGTCCAACCCTGGCAGGCCGAGGTTCCAAATTTAGCAAGCAGTGACCAAACACACAGGACTTTTCAGGGGTACCCTCCAATGGGATTCCCTCTCTTCGGTTTAGAAAATTGAtgccctttttttctttctttctataacCTCTTTCTAATTTCTATGCACTACACCACACTCCATCTCTTTCTATAAcctctttctttcctttctatAACCTCTTTCTAAATGTCTCCACCCCACCCCAAccctcatcttcatcatcactcATTCACcattctcctctctctctctctctaaatggTCATTCACTCACAAGTTCACAACACAACTTTTGAGAGACACTTACATTCACAACCCTTTTAAGCCCTTTTCTCATCTatcttttttaagattttgttgaTATGATTTGAGTAAGACAGTTTAGTTTAGTTTCTTTTTGAGATATAACAACATTGCAACATCTGGCTGAGGAATCAAACAAAAGGAGGTAGCTATAGCTTGCTAGGCCAATGAAGAGGAACGGTTTGATGAAAGACTACACTCATGACCACAGTTGTGTCAACAAGaacccaacaacaacaaaagactTCTCCCATGTTGTTGCCAACTGCTTTAACAACAACCAAATGGCTAAAGAGTTTTGGGAGTGCAGCAGCATCAGCAACATCAACAAATCTCATCATCACAACATTCACAGCAATAATAATATTGCAGATCAGGACTATGTGAATGGCTTCCCATGGCCACCAAGATCATACACTTGCAGCTTCTGCAGAAAGGAGTTTAAGTCTGCTCAGGCACTTGGTGGACACATGAATGTTCATAGGAGGGATAGAGCAAGGTTGAGGCAGTCATCACCCCCAACTCATGAAGTTCAAGGTCAAGCTGCTGGCCCTATAAGGCTCAACCTTAATCTTAACCCTAACAACAACTCAGCCTCATCATCATCTTTATCCTtgttaccaccaccaccatcttcATCTTCAGCAACTACTACTACTCTTAAGCCTGTTGTCACTTGCACATTGCCCTTGTTTGTTTCTCCCACTCCTCCTTCACCTTCTTCTGAGTTGAAGAGATGGGTTGTTGTGGATGGCATTGTGTTGAACCCTTTGAGCATAATGACCACCCCAGAGCACTACTCCAAGTCAAAGATTCCAGAATCTTTTTCAGCTGGGGTTGGAGAATATCATGATCATGCTTTTGCAAGGGAAGATGGGTGCAAAATGTTGAAGAAGGGTGAGATTCTCAGGATGGACTTGGAGATAGGTTTGCCTAGAGGTTATGATTTGGATCTGGAGCTTCGTTTGGGTACTACTTACTCTTAGGTCACACGGTTAGTGAGGTATGAAGAAACCAGCATGTGTAGCagttattattatcatatttctCTATGTTAATTTTCAAGTTAAGGTTTAATAGGCAGTGAGAAGATTGGATGGttaagttattaatttgaaGTAGGTAGGGTCATATCAAATGGAAATGTATCTATACTAACCATCTTCAACATCTTAGCTAGCTAGAATATTCTATGTTTATGAAGGCTTTCACTTCCATTACTTATTAGTTACAGGTGAAAAGCTTTCACTTATCATTTCCTAATATCTGAAATTTAATGCTAGTTCTTGTTTTATAGCTAGCTATTGTCAATTGTTAAGCAGAAATGAGAATGTTTTAGACGTGCGTGAATTAATGTATATGTCTCATATGTTAATGATACTATAGTTACATTACATGCGCTTTAAGCATTGATCACTACTGATCTCACCCGCTGTTGGATTTTGATCTATAGTTAATTGAATCTAGTTGGAAACTTAGAATGCCATGAGAGCAAAATATTTCTCAAACATTAATTAGTTAGCCATTTccattttattaacaaatataattacataatgGAAGTTTTGAGCAATTTTTCAATGAAGATATATGACATTGAagaggaaattgaaattcagcCTTACAATTACGCATCATGAGGCACTTTGTAGTAAagtatttatgtaaaaatatttattctgaCATTGGAGCGTAACATTATTGATTCAATTTCCAACACAAGCCTCATTATGTCACTGTACAAACAATATGTCCTATTGGGGCCACTACATTTTTAAAGTTAAGT harbors:
- the LOC100781722 gene encoding transcriptional regulator SUPERMAN, which translates into the protein MKRNGLMKDYTHDHSCVNKNPTTTKDFSHVVANCFNNNQMAKEFWECSSISNINKSHHHNIHSNNNIADQDYVNGFPWPPRSYTCSFCRKEFKSAQALGGHMNVHRRDRARLRQSSPPTHEVQGQAAGPIRLNLNLNPNNNSASSSSLSLLPPPPSSSSATTTTLKPVVTCTLPLFVSPTPPSPSSELKRWVVVDGIVLNPLSIMTTPEHYSKSKIPESFSAGVGEYHDHAFAREDGCKMLKKGEILRMDLEIGLPRGYDLDLELRLGTTYS